The nucleotide window CGTGGTAGTACTGCATGATACACCACTAATTCCATAAAATCTGGAATTTCTAGTTGGTCCAGTTGCCGTATCGCTTGTTGATTGAGATCTGTAGCTGCTTCTTCGGCCTGTTCGGGCTCATTGACTACTATCAGTACCCAAACTTTAAAACCTGGTGCCTTACAAGCTGTGAGCGACCTAACAGCTTGTAGTAATTGTGGCTCCTTGTAACTCGGGAGAACTACAATAAGCTCAGTATCCGTAGGAGGGGTAATCTCAGGAAAAATGGGAGGCCCGTAAGCATACCTTTCGAAGTACTTCCATTGATCCATGATCATGGAGATAGTCGCTTGATGGTCCAGTCTCCACCTGTCTTTTCATACAGCAACCGGTCATGGAGTCGATTGGGTCGACCTTGCCAAAACTCGAAGGCTTCAGGTTCCACACGATAGCCACCCCAGAAATCAGGCAATGGGACTTTTCCACTTTTGAATTTCTCTTTCATTTCAGCCAGCTTCATTTCCAGAATACTTCTTGAAGAGATCACCTCACTTTGATGGGAGACCCATGCTCCCAATTGACTTCCAAAAGGCCTGGAAGTGAAATAGGCCAGAGATTCAGTGGTAGATACTTTGGTGGCCTTACCCAGGACCTTGACCTGTCTGTGTAACCCGTACCAGGGAAACAGGATACTCACCTTAGGTTTTTTGTCTATTTGTTGCGCTTTATTGCTTTTGTAATTGGTATAGAAAACAATTCCTTTTTCATCATAGGCTTTCATAAGCACGGTACGCTGATCCGGGAATCTATCCCCTTGAGTGGAAAGCACCATGGCATTGGGCTCCAACAACTCACCTGAAACCGCTTCTTCAAACCATTTTTTGAATTGAGCAAAGGGCGATTGTTCCGCAGAATCAATATCTAAATCAGCTCCTGAATATTCCTCTCTCAATGCGGCGACATCTATCTTCATTTCACAATCAATATGGACGGGAAATCATTTAAGTTTGAAGTTCAAAGATATATGAATGCAGTATAGAATTGACCTTTCTGTTCCAAGTAGTCAGGAGTGGGTAGATACAGTGATGAATGATTTTGATGCCTTTCTTGTCGATCATGCTAATTGTGAAAGGAAAGCATCCGCTATGGCCATGAGTTTTGTGGCAAAATACCCCGATAGACTGGAGATTATTCCTGAATTGATTGATACAGGGATTGAAGAACTGGAACATTTCAAGGATGTGTACCAGATCATGCAAGAGCGTGGAATTCAGTTGCCACCAGAAATGGGACAGGATTTTTATATCAAGGACTTACTCACATTTTGTCGTTCAGGTCGTGAAGAACGGTTCATGGATCGTTTGTTGTTGGCATCACTGGTGGAGACACGAGGCGCGGAGCGTTTCCGGTTGGTTTACGAAGCATTGGACCCAGGTCCGTTGAAAGACTTTTATCATCGTCTTTGGGCTTCCGAAGCGAGGCATGGTGAGATTTTTGTGAAAATGACTTTAAATTATTTTGAAGAAGCCCCAGTTTATGCGAGGTTGCAGGAAATGACAGAATACGAAGGAGGCGTCATTCAAAACTTACCGTTAAAACCAGCGTTGCATTAATATGGATTTCTTTTCCGCTGACAAAATTATTGAGCCAACTAAAGGTGATTTGCTCATTTCCGAGCCGTATTTACCTGATCCGAATTTCGAGAGAACAGTTGTCTTAATATGTGAACACGATGAGAATGGAACATTTGGATACGTGTTGAATAAGCAATCCCAATTGACCCTTTCAGAATTAGTAGAGGAGGCCGAGGGGTTTGATGCAAATGTTTTTGTAGGAGGCCCCGTACAAAAAGATAGTTTACACTTTATTCATCGGGCATCTGAAATGGCAGACAAAGAAAAAGAAATATTGCCAGGGGTTTATTGGGCCGGTGATTTCGATGATTTACTGCTCAAAATCAACACCAGACAGATTCATGCTAAAGATGTCCGGTTTTTTCTGGGCTATTCCGGATGGTCTCCTGGACAGCTGATGGAGGAATTAGAACAAAAGTCATGGATTGTTTGTAAGGGAGTTGGTCAGTCGATTGTTTTTGATACGGCTCCCGAAGACATGTGGCGTACGGTATTAAAACGAATGGGAGGGAAGTTTAAAATGATCGCAAGCTACCCGGTTGACCCACGATTGAATTAATAAGCTTTGGATCGGAGCTAATTATGTTAATTTTGAACTGCGCAGGTTTGAATTAAGATTTGAGATATGGAATTGCAAGATGGTATGCCGAATTCTGAGGAGAATCCTAAGAATTTGGAAAACGTTCAGCAAGAAGCTGAAAAACAAGAAGAGATTACAAACAACACCGAAACTTCAACGGAAGAAGTTCCTCAGGAGGAGCCCACTACGTCTGATGATTCCTCTGTAGCATCTGAAGGAGATGTACAGGAATCGGTGGTGGAAGAGCAGTCACTAGTCGCTGAAGAGGTAACTCCGCAGGAAAATGTGGAGTCTTCATCAACGGAAACACAAGAAATTGATCAACCGGAAGATGTTCCCGCTGAAAGTTCAGGGGCGGAAGAAGCGGTTGAACCAGTGCCAGAGGGTACGACATCCGATTCAACTCAGGAAGAGGGACAAGCTGAAGTTGAAACTTCCACTGAAGAAGTAAAGTCGGAAGAAGTTTCGGAACAAACTGAAGCTACCGATCCTGTTGTGGCAGAAGAGGTTACAGCCGAGAATCCAGCTACGGCCCAAACCGACGAAGAAGCAGTAGAGGAAGAAGAACTTGAAGAAATTGACTTTTCAGCTAAGACCAAAGCTGAATTATTGGCGTTTGCGATTGATCTCAATAACCATGATCAGATCCGCCGCTTAGATAAATACCTGAAGCCGCTCAAAGCGAGGTTCGACAAAGTATTCATTGAAGAGCGACAGACCGCATTGGATGCTTTTGTAGCGGAAGGTAACGAACGCGATGATTTTGAATTCAGAGGAGATGACGAATCCAGAAAGTTTCAGGATTATTATGATCTTCTTAGGGAGAAACGTAATAAGCATCACGCGGAGTTTGAGAAAAGAAAAGAGGATAATCTAAAGCACAAAGAAGAGATCCTCGAAAAAATCCGGGAGCTGATCGACGGAGAAGAAACGGACATTAGTATTAAGGCCGTTCGAGAACTGCAGAATGAGTGGAAAACGGTAGGTCCGGTTCCAGGCCAGCACAATAAGACCCTTTGGGCAAATTATAACGCTTTGCTGGACAGGTTCTACGATGCTCGCAGTATCTACTTTGAATTAAAAGACCTTGATCGAAAAAAGAACCTACAGTTAAAGCTGGACATTTGCGCCAAAGCAGAAGCGCTGGATGCGGTTGAGAGCGTGAAAGATGCAGTCATTCAGTTGAATGAATTGCATGAGGAATTTAAGCATGTGGGGCCTATTCCACGTGAGCAACAAGAGGAGGTTTGGCAAAGATTCAAGACTGCCTCTGATAAGATCTACGTGAAGCGTAAGGGATATGTGGACGATCTCAAGAAAGCTTTCGTAGAGAATCTTGAAAAGAAAATGCAACTGGTTGAAGAGGTTGAGCAGTTCATTAAATTTGATTCGGATCGAATCAGTGCCTGGAATAAGAAAACTAAGGAGATCCAGGAGTTGCAGAAAAAGTGGGAAGCTGTAGGAGGTATTCCACGTGAAAAAGCCAAGGAAGTCAACAAGCGCTTCTGGGCAGGATTCAAAGGGTTCTTTGCTAACAAGAGTGCGTTCTTTAAAAAGTTTGAAGCCCAGCGTGGAGATAATTTGAAGATCAAACAAGGTTTGGTAGAAGAGGCCAAGGCACTACAGGGCAATACAGATTGGGTAGCGACTACCGATAAATACAAGCGATTACAGGCACGTTGGAAAGAAGTGGGGCCAGTTCCTGAGAAATACCGTACGAGTATTTATGAGGAATTCAAAGCCGCTTGTGATCATTTCTTTGATCAGCGCCGAGCTCAAAACCAGGAGCAAAACCAGGAACAGGAAGCCAACCTCAAGGTGAAGCTTCAGGTTTGTGATTCGATTGATGCCATTGCCGGGGAAGGTAAGGTTGATCTCGATGTAGTATATGGATTGTTGGATCAATTCCATGAAGCAGGGTTTGTTCCCCGCCACAGCATGAAGAAGGTTCAGAACCGATTTACAGAAGTGACCAAAAAGCTGATGAGCATTGATTCTCTGGAAGAAGATGATCGTCAGGACCTGAAGATCAACATCGAAGTTGGCAAGATCAAAGGTGGACCTCATGCTGATCGTAAGATCTTCCGTAAGGAGAATTCACTGAAGAGGAAAATTGAGAACCTGGAAAGTGATATCAGCACCTGGAAAAATAACCTGGAGTTTTTTGCTTCATCCAAGGCTGCGGATCAGTTGAAGCAGGATTTTGAGACTAAAATTGTGAAAGCCTCGGAGGAGTTGGATGAGTTGAAGAAGGAACTTCGAATGGTTCGTAATTCTTAATGAATAAAAATTCATTTTAGCATTTGGTAAACTCAAACGAGTTTCTATATTTGCACTCGCTTTGAAAAACAGGGAAACAAAAAAGCCCTTTCAAAGTAAGGAAAGCCTCCTTAGCTCAGCTGGTAGAGCAACTGACTTGTAATCAGTAGGTCATTGGTTCGATCCCGATAGGAGGCTCATAAAACCCGATAGAGATATTGGGTTTTTTTGTTTTCAGCAAGATGCAAAAACAATCAACTACCAATAATATATTTTGCATAACAACTTTCCGATCGATCCATTACTTTCGCTGAAATATCTGAAAGACTTTAAATCTCATTAGTGAGAACATTTAGCTGTCAGACAAATAATTGCAGTATGAAATTCACGCTATACTTCACTTTGTTGGTGCTTTCGTTATCAGCATTCTCTCAGGAAGACTATCAATGGAAAGGAAAATTTGAGCAGATCGATCCGATGCTGCCGGCTCCTAATACCTACCGTTCGGGTTCTGGGGCACCGGGTGAGGGATATTGGCAACAACAGGCTGATTATAAGATCAAAGTGTCTTTGGATGAAAAGGCGCAGAAGATCAAGGGAAGTGAGACCATCACCTACACCAACAACTCCCCTCATACCTTGACTTATCTATGGTTACAGCTGGATCAAAACGTACGTCAAAATGACAATTTGGCGGATCAGACTAAAGCCAACCGAATCTATGACTCCATTCCGGCAAAGTATACTCAAGGTTACCTTGGTGGACTGGATTTTGATTGGGGCTACCAGATAGATTTTGTGAAAAATGCCCAGGGCAAGGATATGGAGTACATCATCAATTACACGATGATGAAAGTGGTATTGGAATCAGGTTTGAAGACTGGTGAAAGTGTAGCAATACAAATAGATTGGTCTTATATCATCAATGATCGACAGATCGATGGAGGAAGAAGTGGTTATGAGTACTTCCCGAAAGATGATAACAACCTGTACACCATTGCTCAATTTTTCCCAAGAATGGCGGTATACGATGATGTCAATGGATGGCAAAACAAACAGTTTCTCGGAGATGGTGAGTTTGCCTTGCCTTTTGGGGACTATGAAGTAGAAATCACTGTTCCTGCTGATCATATTGTGGCCGCCAGTGGTGTCCTGCAAAATGAAAGTGAAGTATTGTCTAAAGAACAGTTGGAGCGTTTCACCAGGGCAAAGACCACTTTTGATCAACCTGTCTTCATTGTTACTGAAGAAGAAGCGCGTCAAAATGAAAAAAGTGGAACCTCCAAACAAAAGACTTGGCGTTATAAAGCCGATGATGTAAGAGATTTTGCTTTCGCTTCTTCCAGGAAATTCATCTGGGATGCTCAGGCAGTGCAGCTTGATGGTAAAACACCTCTGGCTATGTCATTCTATCCGAAAGAAGGTAATCCACTTTGGGAAGAAGAATCCACAAAGGCCGTTAAGAACACCCTGGAGTTTTATTCAGAACGAACCTTCGATTACCCTTATCCAGTGGCGATTTCGGTACATACAGCCAGTATTGGTATGGAATATCCGATGATCTGCTTCAATTATGGTCGACCGAACGATGATGGAACTTACTCACCCAGGAAAAAGGCTGGTATGATCGAAGTGATCATCCACGAAGTAGGTCACAACTTTTTCCCAATGATTGTGAATTCAGATGAAAGACAATGGGCGTGGATGGATGAAGGGATTAATACTTTCATGGAGAAAGAGACGAAAAGGGTTTTATATCCGGAGATATATGAGAACGATACCTGGGGAACCCCGAAAGGATTGTCGAACTACATGAAAGGGGATAAGAAATATATTCGGCCGATCATGACCAATCCCGAGCAGGTCATGCAATTGGGTTATAATGCATACGGTAAGCCTTCAGCAGCTTTGACAGTATTGCGAGAGTTAGTCATGGGGCCTGAACTGTTCGATGCAGCTTTCAAGGAGTATTCGGTCCGGTGGGCCTTTAAGCATCCACAACCTGCGGATTTCTTCCGAACGATGGAAGATGCTTCAGCGGTGGACTTAGACTGGTTCTGGAATGGCTGGTTCTATTCCAGGGACTTTGTGGATGTGGGTATCGAAGAAGTGAAATGGTACCGACTGAAGGATGATAAGAAATCGGTAGAAAAAGACCTTACAGTAGCAACCGGCAACCTCGGAGAGAGCAATGAAAAGACTTATGATTTTGGCAGTGAACCTGAAGAGTTTTTCGTCAGGAATACACCCTATGGCGGTGAGTTCAGAAGTAGAACCGATGACAAATCGATATTCAAGAAATTATCCGATAAGAATTTCTATCAGGTAAAACTTCAGAACAAAGGAGGATTGGTTACGCCTGTTTTACTGGAATTTCATTTTGCGGATGGATCGACAGAGATCAAAAAAGTACCTGCTGAGATCTGGCGCTACAATGAAGAAGAGGTAACCAAAGTCTTTGCTTTCAAAAAGCAGGTACAAAAGATTGTGCTGGATCCGTCCTTGATGACAGGTGATGCTGAAGCAGAAGATAACGTGTTTCCACGAGAGCCTGGCAATTCAAAGTTTGACAAATTCAAGAAGTCAAAGGATGAATAACCATTCTTCGGTTTGTTCAATACAACTTCTTTGATGGTGTTTTATTATGATTATGTAGTTTTGGTATTTAATAGTTGCCTTAACAAATAATAATCATGCCCCTGCATTTTAAACCTTACCTACTTAATCAAGCAACCTATAAAGGGGGAAAAGCCCGAGATGAGGATTCTAAGCAAAAGATCTACAAATTATCCTCCAATGAGAACCCGATAGGGGCCAGTCCGCTGGCCATTGAAGCGTTAACTAAACATGCGCATACGGCATTCGAATATCCTGAAGCTACTAATCAGGAATTTCATGAGGCACTGGAAAGTTTTTATAATGGCAAAGTCAGGGCAGAACAATTCATCACCACAAATAGTGGAGTAGCGAACATCGAGATGGTGATGCGCGGCTTTCTGGAGCCAGGAACACAATTTATCTATTCAAGTCCGGCATTTATCGCGTATCGAGGTTTTGGCGAGAAAATGGGAGCGGAAGCTGTGGATGTGCCTTTGGTGGGGGAACACTTTGAATTGGATGTGGATGGTATTCTGGAGGCGATCAATGAAAAGACCCGTCTCATTTTGATCACTAGTCCCAATAACCCTACAGGAACTCACATTCCGAAATCCAAAATTGATGGATTGATCAACAAGCTTCCTGATCATGTTGTGCTGCTATTTGATGAGGTCTATTATCAATTCGCAGATGCTGAAGACTATGTTCGAGCTACTCCTTATATAATGGATGGGAAAAACGTGGTGGCGATCAATAGCTTTTCCAAAGCCTATGGACTGGCAGGTTTAAGAGTGGGTTATTCTTACAGTACGCCGGAGATATCAGGATATCTGAGAAATCTGAGAAGGCCATTCATGGTGAATACTTTGAGCATGAAAGCAGCAATGGCCGCATTAAAAGATGAAGCTTTCATCAACCAGACGGTGAAAGTAGTTCACGAAGGAAGAGAATATTTGTACGAAGAGTTAGCTCGACTAGGATGTCAATTTTGGAAGACGCAGGCCAATTTTATTTTGATCAAACCTGAAATGAGCTCAACGGATTTTGTAGGAAAAATGGCAGATGAAAAAGTTATGGTAAGACCTGCCGAAGGAATGTCCGATCCAAGGGGCGTCAGGGTAACAATTGGCGATCGAGAAGCCAACGAAGCCTTTATTCAGGCTTATATGAAGGTTAGAGACTAATTCTGAGCTTATAATACCCAACTTTTAATGCTTTTAATTGTATTCATTTGATTACTTATTGAAGTATTCAAAGGAGAATAATTGCATTATATCGTTAAAAAATATAATTTTTCTGAATAAAAAATCAGCAAACGCTTTCTAATACCAAAAGAATTTCGCAAATTCGTTGCTGAAGATTAAGCTTAAACTCTCAACCTTGACACTGCTATTAGACCACCGTCCCATTAATCTGCCTCCTGATCCTAGGAATGCAGTAATTTTCAATGTACCTTCAACCGGTTTTTTATTGCTGCTTACCCAACCTGACTGTATTCAATGACGAAGTTTCATTTCATATCTGGTTTACCCCGCTCCGGATCTACTTTGCTATCAGGTATTCTTCGTCAAAACCCAGGATATAGTGCAAATATGAGCAGTCCTGTTGGCTCTTTGGTCAATGGTATTCTTGAACAAATAGGGGCTGGTAGTGAATTTTACAGCTTTTTTGATGAGGATAAACGTAAGACGATGTGCAATGCCATCTTCCGTGCTTACTATGATGAAAGCCCGGCAAAGGATGTGATTTTCGATACCAATCGCATGTGGGCAGCACGCCTCCATCAGTTAGTCGAACTATTTGATGATTTCAAAGTCATTTGTTTGGTCAGGAACCCAGCCTGGGTGATGGACAGCTTTGAGCAGATTTATCGCAAAAACCCCTTTAATTATAGCCGTATGTTTGCCGCCCAAAACAGGGGTACGGTATATTCCCGTTGCGAGTCCATGATCAATGGTGGAGTTGTCGGAGCAGCCTGGATGGCCTTGAAAGAAGCTTACTACGGTGATTATTCAGATAAGCTTTTGCTGATTGATTACGATCTCCTTGCCATGCATCCCGAGAAGACCATGTCCTTATTGTATGAGTTTATCGGTGAGCCGAAATTTAATCATGACTTTGACAATGTAGATTTCAGTCATGATGAATTTGATTACACTTTAGGAGTGAAAGGGTTGCACACAGTTAAAAGAAAAGTAGAATATAAAAGAAGAAGGACCATCTTACCTCCTGATCTTTTTCAGAAGTATAGTGAAATGGCCTTCTGGACGGACAAAGCCGGAACAGCGGCAAGTGTCATAGCGCCGAAATCAAATATGTTGACAGCAGTGCGCTGATTATTTAAGGATTAAAGAAAACCACCAGACATAAATACACACGATGCACAACAGTATATTTAAAAACCTAAAGGTAGCCTGCCTTCAGGTGGCATTAACAGCCTCCTTGTCGGTTATTGGAGGACCTTCGTCCTACTACCGGACCCGAAGAGGAGGTTATACCGGGAATAAGCAATATTTGGCTGATCCAGGATTAACTCCGTTTTCAAGTATCAATTTCTATGACGTGCATAAGGCAACAGGCGCTGTTGGAGGAATGGACGCGGAAGTTGATCTGGATTTTCATTTCGAAAAAGGGCAGAAGATCAAAGAGCTCCTGATCGTGGATGCAGCTGTCCAGAATAAGTCGATTTTTCTTTCACAGGATCGACCAGGTGTAGATATTATCGAAATCGAATCGGGTAAAAGCGGTATTGTGCAGCTGCTGGCTACCTTGACAAGGTATCGTAATCTGGAAGCGGTCCATGTGATCTCTCATGCTACTTCTGGTAAGTTACAATTAGGGAATGACATCATTGATGCCAAAACCTTTGAAGAAAATGTAAGTGCGTTGGCGGCATTGAATGGAGCAATTAAATCTGGTGGAGACTTATTGTTCTATGGATGCGAACTTGCCAAGGGTGTTGAAGGTCAGCGATTCCTGGAAGTAGTGAAGGGCGATTATGATTTTGATATTGCCGCTTCAAACGACATCACAGGAAATGATGCGGATAAAGCTAATTGGGATCTGGAAATTCAAACTGGAGACATTGAAGCTACGCCACTGCCAGAGTCAATTGCATTAAAAGATTTCACAGGAACTTTGCAGTTTTCCGGTACGCTTGATTTTAGCGAAGTTTCAGTTTTAGGTGCGCTTGGTGGTGCTGCTTCTACCGATGCAGAATTTTTAGGTGGTGCGTCAGCCCCAGAATCAAACTACACATTGGTAGCTGATGGTACTACAGCCAGTACTTATGCGTACACTTTGATAGGGCCAATGGCTCCTCGAATTTCAAGTACAACGGTAGTAAACTCGAGCACCAATGAAACGAATATCCGCTTGAGATTTGATGACAATGCGGCTTTTACACCGACCAGTCTTTCAATTGGTAATTACTCATCGACGAGAACATTTACAGTCAGCAGTAGCCTTGGGGTTATAGCCACATCTTCGGTCACCCAGAACTATGCTAATGTGGTGCCATTGTCCACCAATAATTCGAACATCACCTATCTCGATATCTACGTGAGTGATGGGATGGGAGGCAAGTCAGCCACCTATTTTGTGTTGACCGATCTGGTTGTCTCAGCCGCAGCAAGTAATAATGCACCGGTGCTATCGGGTACAGCCTCCATGTCAAATGTGACCGAAGATGATGCTGATCCTACAGGTAATACCGTAGCCTCTATTCTGGCTGATGGAAGTATTACACTGACTGATGCAGATGCCAGTGCCGATGAAGGAATCGCAGTGACTGGAACCACTACGACAAATGGAGCCTGGGAATATTCTACCAATTCAGGGACAAGCTGGACGAGTTTTGGTAGTGTTTCCGATGCAAGTGCAGTCATCTTAAATGATGATGCAGCGAACATGATTCGTTTTGTGCCCAATTCAAATTATAATGGTGGCTCTGGTAACCTAACCTTCCGCGCCTGGGATGAAACCTCTGGAACTTCAGGGTCCACAGGAGTAGATGTCTCAACGAATGGAGGATCAGAACCCTACAGTTCAGGAACGGCGACCGTGAGCCTGACAGTTGATGCGGAGAACGATGCGCCTACACTCTCAGGAACAGCGACTATGTCTAATGTCACTGAAGATGATGCTGATCCCACAGGAAATACGGTAGCGTCAATATTAGCTGATGGAAGTATCACATTAGGGGATGTTGATGCCAGTGCCGATGAAGGAATCGCGGTAACAGGAACAACAACAACGAACGGAACCTGGGAATATTCTACGAATTCAGGAACGAGCTGGACAAGCTTCGGTGCGGTATCGGATGCCAGTGCGGTATTATTGAACGATGATGCAGCCAACATGATTCGCTTT belongs to Cytophagales bacterium and includes:
- the pdxH gene encoding pyridoxamine 5'-phosphate oxidase; protein product: MKIDVAALREEYSGADLDIDSAEQSPFAQFKKWFEEAVSGELLEPNAMVLSTQGDRFPDQRTVLMKAYDEKGIVFYTNYKSNKAQQIDKKPKVSILFPWYGLHRQVKVLGKATKVSTTESLAYFTSRPFGSQLGAWVSHQSEVISSRSILEMKLAEMKEKFKSGKVPLPDFWGGYRVEPEAFEFWQGRPNRLHDRLLYEKTGGDWTIKRLSP
- a CDS encoding tRNA-(ms[2]io[6]A)-hydroxylase, which translates into the protein MQYRIDLSVPSSQEWVDTVMNDFDAFLVDHANCERKASAMAMSFVAKYPDRLEIIPELIDTGIEELEHFKDVYQIMQERGIQLPPEMGQDFYIKDLLTFCRSGREERFMDRLLLASLVETRGAERFRLVYEALDPGPLKDFYHRLWASEARHGEIFVKMTLNYFEEAPVYARLQEMTEYEGGVIQNLPLKPALH
- a CDS encoding YqgE/AlgH family protein, yielding MDFFSADKIIEPTKGDLLISEPYLPDPNFERTVVLICEHDENGTFGYVLNKQSQLTLSELVEEAEGFDANVFVGGPVQKDSLHFIHRASEMADKEKEILPGVYWAGDFDDLLLKINTRQIHAKDVRFFLGYSGWSPGQLMEELEQKSWIVCKGVGQSIVFDTAPEDMWRTVLKRMGGKFKMIASYPVDPRLN
- a CDS encoding DUF349 domain-containing protein, with protein sequence MELQDGMPNSEENPKNLENVQQEAEKQEEITNNTETSTEEVPQEEPTTSDDSSVASEGDVQESVVEEQSLVAEEVTPQENVESSSTETQEIDQPEDVPAESSGAEEAVEPVPEGTTSDSTQEEGQAEVETSTEEVKSEEVSEQTEATDPVVAEEVTAENPATAQTDEEAVEEEELEEIDFSAKTKAELLAFAIDLNNHDQIRRLDKYLKPLKARFDKVFIEERQTALDAFVAEGNERDDFEFRGDDESRKFQDYYDLLREKRNKHHAEFEKRKEDNLKHKEEILEKIRELIDGEETDISIKAVRELQNEWKTVGPVPGQHNKTLWANYNALLDRFYDARSIYFELKDLDRKKNLQLKLDICAKAEALDAVESVKDAVIQLNELHEEFKHVGPIPREQQEEVWQRFKTASDKIYVKRKGYVDDLKKAFVENLEKKMQLVEEVEQFIKFDSDRISAWNKKTKEIQELQKKWEAVGGIPREKAKEVNKRFWAGFKGFFANKSAFFKKFEAQRGDNLKIKQGLVEEAKALQGNTDWVATTDKYKRLQARWKEVGPVPEKYRTSIYEEFKAACDHFFDQRRAQNQEQNQEQEANLKVKLQVCDSIDAIAGEGKVDLDVVYGLLDQFHEAGFVPRHSMKKVQNRFTEVTKKLMSIDSLEEDDRQDLKINIEVGKIKGGPHADRKIFRKENSLKRKIENLESDISTWKNNLEFFASSKAADQLKQDFETKIVKASEELDELKKELRMVRNS
- a CDS encoding M1 family metallopeptidase, translated to MKFTLYFTLLVLSLSAFSQEDYQWKGKFEQIDPMLPAPNTYRSGSGAPGEGYWQQQADYKIKVSLDEKAQKIKGSETITYTNNSPHTLTYLWLQLDQNVRQNDNLADQTKANRIYDSIPAKYTQGYLGGLDFDWGYQIDFVKNAQGKDMEYIINYTMMKVVLESGLKTGESVAIQIDWSYIINDRQIDGGRSGYEYFPKDDNNLYTIAQFFPRMAVYDDVNGWQNKQFLGDGEFALPFGDYEVEITVPADHIVAASGVLQNESEVLSKEQLERFTRAKTTFDQPVFIVTEEEARQNEKSGTSKQKTWRYKADDVRDFAFASSRKFIWDAQAVQLDGKTPLAMSFYPKEGNPLWEEESTKAVKNTLEFYSERTFDYPYPVAISVHTASIGMEYPMICFNYGRPNDDGTYSPRKKAGMIEVIIHEVGHNFFPMIVNSDERQWAWMDEGINTFMEKETKRVLYPEIYENDTWGTPKGLSNYMKGDKKYIRPIMTNPEQVMQLGYNAYGKPSAALTVLRELVMGPELFDAAFKEYSVRWAFKHPQPADFFRTMEDASAVDLDWFWNGWFYSRDFVDVGIEEVKWYRLKDDKKSVEKDLTVATGNLGESNEKTYDFGSEPEEFFVRNTPYGGEFRSRTDDKSIFKKLSDKNFYQVKLQNKGGLVTPVLLEFHFADGSTEIKKVPAEIWRYNEEEVTKVFAFKKQVQKIVLDPSLMTGDAEAEDNVFPREPGNSKFDKFKKSKDE
- a CDS encoding histidinol-phosphate transaminase: MPLHFKPYLLNQATYKGGKARDEDSKQKIYKLSSNENPIGASPLAIEALTKHAHTAFEYPEATNQEFHEALESFYNGKVRAEQFITTNSGVANIEMVMRGFLEPGTQFIYSSPAFIAYRGFGEKMGAEAVDVPLVGEHFELDVDGILEAINEKTRLILITSPNNPTGTHIPKSKIDGLINKLPDHVVLLFDEVYYQFADAEDYVRATPYIMDGKNVVAINSFSKAYGLAGLRVGYSYSTPEISGYLRNLRRPFMVNTLSMKAAMAALKDEAFINQTVKVVHEGREYLYEELARLGCQFWKTQANFILIKPEMSSTDFVGKMADEKVMVRPAEGMSDPRGVRVTIGDREANEAFIQAYMKVRD
- a CDS encoding sulfotransferase produces the protein MTKFHFISGLPRSGSTLLSGILRQNPGYSANMSSPVGSLVNGILEQIGAGSEFYSFFDEDKRKTMCNAIFRAYYDESPAKDVIFDTNRMWAARLHQLVELFDDFKVICLVRNPAWVMDSFEQIYRKNPFNYSRMFAAQNRGTVYSRCESMINGGVVGAAWMALKEAYYGDYSDKLLLIDYDLLAMHPEKTMSLLYEFIGEPKFNHDFDNVDFSHDEFDYTLGVKGLHTVKRKVEYKRRRTILPPDLFQKYSEMAFWTDKAGTAASVIAPKSNMLTAVR